From Nocardioides sp. HDW12B, the proteins below share one genomic window:
- a CDS encoding NUDIX domain-containing protein yields the protein MDVVRVACAGAVVRDAQGRILLVRRGTEPGRGLWSVPGGRTEPGETSAEAAVREVREETGLRIVVERPAGTVERPGPGGVVYVIDDVVAVPAPGVDPTDVRAGDDADEVRWVGAEDLARLDRAGALVDGLVEALSGWDLLPRPSGTS from the coding sequence GTGGACGTCGTACGCGTGGCCTGCGCCGGAGCCGTCGTCAGGGACGCGCAGGGCCGGATCCTGCTGGTCCGGCGCGGCACCGAGCCCGGCCGCGGCCTGTGGTCGGTGCCGGGCGGTCGGACGGAGCCCGGCGAGACGAGCGCCGAGGCCGCGGTGCGCGAGGTCCGAGAGGAGACCGGGCTGCGGATCGTCGTCGAGAGACCGGCCGGCACGGTCGAGCGGCCGGGCCCGGGTGGGGTGGTCTACGTGATCGACGACGTCGTCGCGGTGCCCGCCCCCGGGGTCGACCCGACCGACGTGCGGGCCGGGGACGACGCCGACGAGGTCCGCTGGGTCGGGGCCGAGGACCTCGCTCGGCTGGACCGGGCCGGAGCACTGGTCGACGGGCTCGTGGAGGCCCTCAGCGGCTGGGACCTGCTGCCCCGCCCCTCCGGGACGTCGTAG
- a CDS encoding histidine phosphatase family protein has product MATDDSELWLVRHGETEWSRSGKHTSVTDLPLTEEGERVAGGLPQKLAGVSFDRVLTSPRLRARRTSELAGHGDAAVDEDLVEWAYGDYEGISTPEIRETVPGWSIWTHPAPGGESADDVAARLDRVVTAAREVPRTLVFSHGHALRVLAARWLGQPVDHGRFLHLDTATVSVLGVDRGSPVITRWNA; this is encoded by the coding sequence ATGGCGACTGACGACAGCGAGCTCTGGCTGGTCCGGCACGGCGAGACCGAGTGGAGCCGCTCCGGCAAGCACACCTCGGTCACCGACCTCCCGCTGACCGAGGAGGGCGAGCGCGTGGCGGGCGGACTGCCGCAGAAGCTGGCCGGGGTGAGCTTCGACCGGGTCCTCACCAGCCCCCGGCTGCGGGCGCGGCGGACCTCGGAGCTCGCCGGTCACGGCGACGCCGCGGTCGACGAGGACCTCGTCGAGTGGGCCTACGGCGACTACGAGGGCATCTCGACGCCGGAGATCCGCGAGACCGTGCCGGGCTGGTCGATCTGGACCCACCCGGCCCCCGGGGGCGAGAGCGCCGACGACGTGGCCGCCCGGCTCGACCGGGTGGTGACGGCCGCGCGCGAGGTCCCGCGCACGCTCGTCTTCAGCCACGGCCACGCCCTGCGGGTGCTGGCGGCCCGGTGGCTCGGCCAGCCGGTGGACCACGGCCGCTTCCTCCACCTCGACACCGCGACGGTGAGCGTGCTCGGCGTCGACCGGGGCTCACCGGTCATCACCCGCTGGAACGCCTGA
- a CDS encoding MaoC family dehydratase, with translation MQFGRSYEEFEVGATYKHWPGKTVTEFDDHMFCLLTMNHHPLHLDENYAGKTTQFAKNVVVGNYVYSILLGMSVPDISGKAIANLEIESLRHVAPTFHGDTLYGETRVLDKWESTSKDDRGVVHVETIGYNQDGKVVCIFRRKVMVPKDSYLEARGGEQPGRPVPQADKNWPGPEQD, from the coding sequence ATGCAGTTCGGCCGCAGCTACGAGGAGTTCGAGGTCGGCGCGACCTACAAGCACTGGCCCGGCAAGACGGTCACCGAGTTCGACGACCACATGTTCTGCCTGCTGACGATGAACCACCACCCGCTGCACCTCGACGAGAACTACGCGGGGAAGACCACGCAGTTCGCCAAGAACGTCGTGGTCGGCAACTACGTCTACTCGATCCTGCTCGGCATGTCGGTGCCCGACATCTCCGGCAAGGCGATCGCCAACCTCGAGATCGAGTCGCTGCGCCACGTGGCGCCGACCTTCCACGGCGACACCCTGTACGGCGAGACGCGGGTGCTCGACAAGTGGGAGTCGACGTCCAAGGACGACCGGGGCGTGGTGCACGTCGAGACCATCGGCTACAACCAGGACGGCAAGGTCGTGTGCATCTTCCGCCGCAAGGTGATGGTGCCCAAGGACAGCTACCTCGAGGCGCGCGGCGGGGAGCAGCCCGGCCGCCCCGTCCCGCAGGCCGACAAGAACTGGCCCGGTCCCGAGCAGGACTGA
- a CDS encoding DUF5302 domain-containing protein translates to MADHHDDETGRTDEGTDGGAGEDVKARMREALERKKAHVSGVDEHGHKKEKGHGPDTHGPLGGVHMHRRKAGGGGA, encoded by the coding sequence ATGGCTGACCACCACGACGACGAGACCGGCCGCACGGACGAGGGCACGGACGGGGGCGCGGGCGAGGACGTCAAGGCCCGGATGCGCGAGGCCCTCGAGCGCAAGAAGGCGCACGTCAGCGGGGTCGACGAGCACGGCCACAAGAAGGAGAAGGGCCACGGGCCCGACACCCACGGCCCGCTCGGAGGCGTGCACATGCACCGGCGCAAGGCCGGCGGCGGAGGCGCCTGA
- a CDS encoding class I SAM-dependent methyltransferase → MRARIGRARRAAVRRARERGLLPGAATSGATAPLSAPSGPAVGMVEHFSRRLVVGWISLPADAPAARVSLVADDFVLASTYATASSAMSGSHSALRGGKVSTDSTAKNSKDNETAPGDDAVGTAEDPRHDWQGTLIKGPDDDRRNSTEQIRVFSFRVRGIWPYVGRRTQLSVQVDGRALPIFRHGMFLRPRGRGKRTLHELREKFAEGYLLNQQGQVALSRTLDRQWQDAMLRLHHRVHELVAEQFGHRTFAIYGTLLGAVREGGPIGHDADFDTAYLSEHTHGARAAEELVEIALALVADGLEVECGATALHVSDPGRPGERIDLFHCYFDDEGAIAFPFGVAGTTPFTGEDWGGLTATPFLHDEILVPVGAEKLVAHLYGDDWQRPKPGFNWAIDRTGWSVEGRLSTEQQTKVHWANFYSRNRFTDGSSFCRFVLEREDAPRHLVDIGCGDGRDARALAAAGKTVLGLDASPEGVRRARESAREAGLDERASFEVCDVTDLDAVERLLGSMTARTDGPVGFYLRFFLHAIPERAQDDLLRQVAASARPGDLLLAEFRTLGDEGQHKAHGKHYRRYQDAEVFREQLGPRYGFAVQYFQESRGLSPYGDEDPMLCRVVARRADTRLLGTAHQPAFPAG, encoded by the coding sequence ATGCGAGCTCGAATCGGCAGGGCGCGACGCGCCGCCGTCCGACGTGCGCGCGAGCGCGGCCTGCTCCCCGGTGCCGCGACGTCAGGTGCCACGGCGCCCCTGTCCGCGCCGTCGGGCCCGGCCGTCGGCATGGTCGAGCACTTCTCGCGCCGGCTGGTCGTCGGGTGGATCTCGCTGCCGGCCGACGCGCCCGCGGCCCGCGTCAGCCTGGTCGCCGACGACTTCGTGCTGGCCTCGACCTACGCAACGGCGAGCTCCGCGATGTCGGGCAGCCACAGCGCGCTGCGGGGCGGCAAGGTCAGCACGGACAGCACGGCCAAGAACAGCAAGGACAACGAGACCGCGCCGGGCGACGACGCCGTCGGCACGGCCGAGGACCCGCGCCACGACTGGCAGGGGACCCTGATCAAGGGCCCCGACGACGACCGCCGCAACAGCACCGAGCAGATCCGTGTCTTCTCGTTCCGGGTCCGCGGCATCTGGCCCTACGTCGGTCGGCGGACACAGCTGAGCGTGCAGGTCGACGGGCGGGCGTTGCCGATCTTCCGGCACGGGATGTTCCTGCGGCCCCGCGGCCGCGGCAAGCGCACCCTGCACGAGCTGCGGGAGAAGTTCGCCGAGGGCTACCTGCTGAACCAGCAGGGCCAGGTCGCGCTCTCGAGGACCCTGGACCGGCAGTGGCAGGACGCGATGCTCCGGCTGCACCACCGGGTCCACGAACTCGTCGCCGAGCAGTTCGGCCACCGGACGTTCGCGATCTACGGCACCCTGCTCGGCGCGGTCCGCGAGGGCGGGCCGATCGGTCACGACGCCGACTTCGACACGGCGTACCTCTCGGAGCACACGCACGGCGCGCGGGCCGCGGAGGAGCTGGTCGAGATAGCGCTGGCGCTGGTCGCCGACGGGCTCGAGGTGGAGTGCGGCGCCACCGCGCTGCACGTGTCGGACCCCGGCCGCCCGGGCGAGCGCATCGACCTCTTCCACTGCTACTTCGACGACGAGGGCGCGATCGCCTTCCCGTTCGGGGTGGCCGGCACCACCCCCTTCACCGGCGAGGACTGGGGCGGTCTCACCGCGACCCCGTTCCTGCACGACGAGATCCTGGTGCCGGTGGGCGCCGAGAAGCTCGTGGCCCACCTGTACGGCGACGACTGGCAGCGACCCAAGCCGGGCTTCAACTGGGCCATCGACCGCACCGGGTGGTCCGTCGAGGGCCGGCTCAGCACCGAGCAGCAGACGAAGGTGCACTGGGCGAACTTCTACAGCCGCAACCGCTTCACCGACGGCTCGTCGTTCTGCCGCTTCGTCCTCGAGCGCGAGGACGCCCCCCGGCACCTCGTCGACATCGGCTGCGGCGACGGCCGCGACGCCCGCGCGCTGGCGGCTGCGGGCAAGACCGTCCTGGGTCTCGACGCCTCGCCGGAGGGCGTACGACGCGCCCGCGAGAGCGCCCGGGAGGCCGGCCTCGACGAGCGCGCCTCCTTCGAGGTCTGCGACGTCACCGACCTCGACGCCGTCGAGCGGCTGCTGGGGTCGATGACCGCACGCACCGACGGCCCGGTCGGCTTCTACCTGCGCTTCTTCCTGCACGCGATCCCGGAGCGCGCCCAGGACGACCTGCTGCGCCAGGTCGCCGCGTCGGCCCGCCCGGGCGACCTCCTGCTGGCGGAGTTCCGCACGCTCGGCGACGAGGGGCAGCACAAGGCGCACGGCAAGCACTACCGCCGCTACCAGGACGCCGAGGTCTTCCGCGAGCAGCTCGGGCCGCGCTACGGCTTCGCGGTGCAGTACTTCCAGGAGTCGCGCGGGCTCTCGCCGTACGGCGACGAGGACCCGATGCTCTGCCGGGTCGTGGCCCGGCGTGCCGACACCCGGCTCCTCGGCACCGCGCACCAGCCCGCCTTCCCGGCCGGGTAG
- a CDS encoding glycosyltransferase translates to MEDQGAPDPRRTVVLLARHLDGSGGVTRSVSNLANALAGAGLDVSLVALFRRGRPRYELDERIAVSYLRSLRPRALANLGPRAQALDARPSELCDPGEGMTALTDRRLETFLRELGPCTLVTHRPPLHQAAARWAPEHVVTLAVEHTSFEIREGYDIEAITAALPSLDRLVLLTEENRAAWRAHLGSDDRLATIPNAVPMALPTGRPRESWDAPVVVAAGTLMPLKGFDHLVRAFAPLVPELPAWRLRIFGRGSERAPLEQLVADLGVGASVELAGFTSSLEQEMLASSVYAISSSSEGLPMVMLEAMSAALPVAALDCSGVRELVDDGSTGLLVPQGDEAALTDALRRLMTDTDLRRRFGLAGQALAARYGPGSVAAQWRALIDQLA, encoded by the coding sequence ATGGAGGACCAGGGGGCGCCGGACCCGCGACGCACCGTCGTGCTGCTGGCGCGCCACCTCGACGGCTCCGGGGGCGTGACGCGCAGCGTGAGCAACCTGGCCAACGCCCTGGCCGGTGCCGGGCTCGACGTCTCGCTGGTCGCGCTCTTCCGTCGCGGCAGGCCCCGCTACGAGCTCGACGAGCGGATCGCCGTCAGCTACCTGCGCAGCCTGCGGCCGCGCGCGCTGGCCAACCTCGGGCCCCGGGCGCAGGCGCTGGACGCCCGACCGAGCGAGCTGTGCGACCCGGGCGAGGGCATGACGGCCCTGACCGACCGCCGGCTGGAGACCTTCCTGCGCGAGCTCGGTCCCTGCACCCTGGTCACCCACCGTCCGCCGCTGCACCAGGCGGCCGCCCGGTGGGCACCTGAGCACGTGGTGACGCTGGCGGTCGAGCACACGTCCTTCGAGATCCGCGAGGGCTACGACATCGAGGCGATCACCGCCGCCCTGCCGTCGCTCGACCGGCTCGTCCTGCTCACCGAGGAGAACCGCGCCGCCTGGCGCGCCCACCTCGGGTCGGACGACCGGCTCGCGACGATCCCCAACGCCGTACCCATGGCGCTGCCCACGGGGCGGCCGCGGGAGTCCTGGGACGCCCCGGTCGTCGTCGCCGCCGGCACCCTGATGCCGCTCAAGGGCTTCGACCACCTCGTGCGCGCCTTCGCCCCGCTGGTGCCCGAGCTGCCCGCGTGGCGGCTGCGCATCTTCGGGCGCGGGTCCGAGCGCGCGCCGCTGGAGCAGCTGGTGGCCGACCTCGGCGTGGGGGCGTCCGTCGAGCTCGCCGGCTTCACCTCCTCCCTCGAGCAGGAGATGCTCGCGTCCTCGGTCTATGCCATCTCCTCGTCCAGCGAGGGCCTGCCGATGGTGATGCTCGAGGCGATGAGCGCCGCCCTGCCCGTCGCCGCGCTCGACTGCAGCGGCGTGCGCGAGCTGGTCGACGACGGCTCGACGGGGCTGCTGGTGCCGCAGGGCGACGAGGCAGCCCTCACCGACGCGCTCCGGCGGCTGATGACCGACACCGACCTCCGCCGCCGCTTCGGGCTGGCCGGGCAGGCGCTGGCCGCCCGCTACGGCCCCGGCAGCGTGGCCGCGCAGTGGCGCGCGCTGATCGACCAGCTGGCCTGA
- the pgm gene encoding phosphoglucomutase (alpha-D-glucose-1,6-bisphosphate-dependent) produces MSNPRAGQPAEPSDLVDVAHLVTAYYTGRPDPAEIGQRVAFGTSGHRGSSLDTAFNEAHILATTQAICDYRREQGTDGPLFLGRDTHGLSEPAWATAIEVLAANDVTVMVDDRDGYTPTPAVSHAILRANRGKGTDARGLADGIVVTPSHNPPRDGGFKYNPPHGGPADSDATGWIADAANAYIEADLDGVKRVPFGRARAGATAYDFLGTYVDDLPAVLDLDVVREAGVRIGADPLGGAAVHYWGEIAERHRLDLTVVNPLVDPTWRFMTLDWDGKIRMDCSSPSAMASLIGSKDRFQIATGNDADADRHGIVTPDGGLMNPNHFLAVAIQYLYGGARPDWPEGAAIGKTLVSSSMIDRVAESLGRTLREVPVGFKWFVPGLLDGSVAFGGEESAGASFLRRDGSVWTTDKDGILLALLASEIQGRTGRSPSEHYADLTAQHGAPAYARVDAPADREQKAKLAKLSPEDVTATELAGEAITAKLTEAPGNGAKVGGLKVTTESAWFAARPSGTEDVYKIYAESFRGADHLAEVQEAAREVVSAALG; encoded by the coding sequence ATGAGCAACCCGCGCGCCGGTCAGCCCGCCGAGCCCTCCGACCTCGTCGACGTCGCCCACCTGGTCACGGCCTACTACACCGGCCGTCCCGACCCGGCCGAGATCGGGCAGCGGGTCGCCTTCGGCACCTCCGGGCACCGCGGCAGCAGCCTCGACACCGCCTTCAACGAGGCCCACATCCTCGCCACCACGCAGGCCATCTGCGACTACCGGCGCGAGCAGGGCACCGACGGGCCGCTCTTCCTCGGGCGCGACACCCACGGGCTCTCCGAGCCGGCCTGGGCCACCGCGATCGAGGTGCTGGCCGCCAACGACGTGACCGTGATGGTCGACGACCGCGACGGCTACACCCCGACGCCGGCGGTCTCCCACGCGATCCTGCGCGCCAACCGGGGCAAGGGGACGGACGCGCGGGGCCTCGCCGACGGCATCGTCGTCACGCCCTCGCACAACCCGCCCCGCGACGGCGGGTTCAAGTACAACCCGCCCCACGGCGGACCGGCCGACTCCGACGCCACCGGGTGGATCGCCGACGCCGCCAACGCCTACATCGAGGCCGACCTCGACGGGGTGAAGCGGGTGCCGTTCGGTCGCGCGCGGGCCGGCGCGACGGCGTACGACTTCCTCGGGACCTACGTCGACGACCTGCCCGCGGTGCTCGACCTCGACGTCGTGCGGGAGGCGGGGGTGCGGATCGGCGCCGACCCGCTGGGCGGGGCCGCGGTCCACTACTGGGGCGAGATCGCCGAGCGTCACCGTCTCGACCTCACGGTCGTCAACCCGCTGGTCGACCCCACCTGGCGCTTCATGACGCTGGACTGGGACGGCAAGATCCGCATGGACTGCTCCTCGCCCTCGGCGATGGCCTCGCTCATCGGCAGCAAGGACCGGTTCCAGATCGCCACCGGCAACGACGCCGACGCCGACCGCCACGGCATCGTCACCCCCGACGGGGGGCTGATGAACCCGAACCACTTCCTGGCCGTGGCCATCCAGTACCTCTACGGCGGGGCACGCCCGGACTGGCCCGAGGGTGCCGCGATCGGCAAGACGCTGGTGTCGTCGTCGATGATCGACCGCGTCGCGGAGTCGCTGGGCCGCACGCTGCGCGAGGTGCCGGTCGGCTTCAAGTGGTTCGTGCCCGGCCTGCTCGACGGCTCGGTCGCCTTCGGCGGCGAGGAGTCCGCCGGGGCGTCCTTCCTGCGTCGCGACGGCTCGGTGTGGACGACCGACAAGGACGGCATCCTGCTGGCGCTGCTGGCCTCGGAGATCCAGGGCCGCACCGGGCGCTCGCCCAGCGAGCACTACGCCGACCTCACCGCGCAGCACGGCGCGCCGGCGTACGCCCGGGTGGACGCGCCGGCCGACCGGGAGCAGAAGGCCAAGCTGGCCAAGCTGTCGCCCGAGGACGTGACCGCGACCGAGCTGGCCGGTGAGGCGATCACCGCCAAGCTGACCGAGGCCCCGGGCAACGGCGCCAAGGTCGGCGGCCTGAAGGTGACCACCGAGAGCGCCTGGTTCGCCGCGCGCCCCTCGGGCACCGAGGACGTCTACAAGATCTACGCCGAGTCGTTCCGCGGCGCCGACCACCTCGCCGAGGTCCAGGAGGCGGCCCGCGAGGTGGTCTCGGCCGCCCTCGGCTGA
- a CDS encoding DUF2332 domain-containing protein, which translates to MDLVRALAEQAEACAAMGSPMYADLLTRVVEALEGGAEDGAEDGAVLRTVLAGHEDAPGPSALGLRLLGSVHRMVLERRAGALAAYYPSVGGTWEPDGGWRAFVDLLAERPDEVRSWLDRPPQTNEVGRATALYGGLLQLRVRAGDLPVRLVEIGSSAGLNLRADHYVYLDDTGRRFGPDDAGLVITGAWQGRPLEPWPGLRVVERIGSDVMPVDVGSTEGRLALTAYVWPDQTARLERLRAAFRVADSVPAEVRRAAAGDVVEALTTRPGTLTVLWHSVMWQYLSVEEKTRVLDRLDALGAATTADAPLAHLRAEPSRRVEGGPHEFLVRLTTWPGGTEEVLGATVGHGVPTTWE; encoded by the coding sequence GTGGACCTCGTGCGCGCCCTGGCCGAGCAGGCGGAGGCCTGCGCGGCCATGGGCTCGCCGATGTACGCCGACCTGCTGACGCGGGTGGTGGAGGCCCTCGAGGGCGGCGCCGAGGACGGCGCCGAGGACGGCGCCGTGCTGCGCACCGTGCTAGCCGGTCACGAGGACGCACCTGGTCCGTCGGCACTGGGCCTGCGGCTGCTCGGGTCGGTGCACCGGATGGTGCTCGAGCGGCGGGCGGGCGCGCTGGCGGCGTACTACCCCTCCGTCGGCGGCACCTGGGAGCCCGACGGCGGGTGGCGCGCCTTCGTCGATCTGCTGGCCGAGCGACCCGACGAGGTCCGCTCCTGGCTCGACCGGCCGCCGCAGACCAACGAGGTGGGTCGTGCCACCGCGTTGTACGGCGGGCTCCTCCAGCTGCGCGTCCGCGCGGGCGACCTGCCGGTGCGGCTGGTGGAGATCGGGTCCTCCGCCGGGCTGAACCTGCGCGCCGACCACTACGTCTATCTCGACGACACCGGGCGGCGCTTCGGCCCCGACGACGCCGGCCTGGTGATCACCGGCGCCTGGCAGGGCCGACCGCTCGAGCCGTGGCCGGGGCTGCGGGTGGTCGAGCGGATCGGCAGCGACGTGATGCCGGTCGACGTCGGGTCCACCGAGGGACGGCTCGCGCTCACGGCGTACGTCTGGCCCGACCAGACCGCCCGGCTGGAGCGGCTCCGTGCCGCCTTCCGGGTGGCCGACTCCGTCCCCGCGGAGGTACGACGTGCCGCGGCCGGCGACGTGGTGGAGGCGCTGACGACGCGGCCCGGCACCCTCACGGTGCTGTGGCACTCGGTGATGTGGCAGTACCTCTCCGTCGAGGAGAAGACCCGCGTGCTCGACCGCCTCGACGCGCTCGGCGCCGCGACCACCGCGGACGCCCCGCTCGCGCACCTGCGGGCCGAGCCGTCGCGCCGCGTCGAGGGGGGCCCGCACGAGTTCCTCGTGCGGCTGACGACCTGGCCCGGCGGGACCGAGGAGGTCCTCGGCGCGACCGTCGGGCACGGGGTGCCGACGACCTGGGAGTGA
- a CDS encoding acyl-CoA dehydrogenase family protein, protein MPRLCETEGLTDIQEEILKAVRVFVDEKILPVATELEHKDEYPTEIVEGLKELGVFGLMIPEEYGGLGESLLTYALAVEEIARGWMSVSGVINTHFIVAYMLMHHGTEEQKQKYLPRMATGEVRGAFSMSEPGCGSDVAAITTKAVKGEDGDYSITGQKMWLTNGGSSNLVAVLVKTDEGADSVYKNMTTFLVEKEAGFGETAQGVTIPGKIEKMGYKGVDTTEMILEGHRISADQVLGGAPGKGFYQMMDGVEVGRVNVAARGCGVANRAFELGVSYAQQRETFGKKIAEHQAVLFRLAEMATKVEAAHAMMVKAARVKDKGQRNDLEAGMAKYLASEYCSQVVEDSFRIHGGYGFSKEYEIERLYREAPMLLIGEGTADIQRMIIGRRLLDVYKER, encoded by the coding sequence ATGCCCCGCCTGTGCGAGACCGAGGGTCTGACCGACATCCAGGAGGAGATCCTCAAGGCGGTCCGCGTCTTCGTCGACGAGAAGATCCTGCCGGTGGCCACCGAGCTGGAGCACAAGGACGAGTACCCGACGGAGATCGTCGAGGGCCTCAAGGAGCTCGGCGTCTTCGGCCTGATGATCCCCGAGGAGTACGGCGGCCTGGGCGAGTCCCTGCTGACCTACGCCCTCGCCGTGGAGGAGATCGCCCGCGGCTGGATGAGCGTCTCCGGCGTCATCAACACCCACTTCATCGTCGCCTACATGCTCATGCACCACGGCACCGAGGAGCAGAAGCAGAAGTACCTCCCGCGCATGGCGACCGGCGAGGTGCGCGGCGCCTTCTCGATGTCCGAGCCCGGCTGCGGCTCCGACGTCGCGGCCATCACGACGAAGGCCGTCAAGGGCGAGGACGGCGACTACTCCATCACCGGCCAGAAGATGTGGCTGACCAACGGCGGCTCGTCGAACCTGGTCGCGGTGCTGGTCAAGACCGACGAGGGCGCCGACTCGGTCTACAAGAACATGACGACCTTCCTGGTGGAGAAGGAGGCCGGCTTCGGCGAGACCGCGCAGGGCGTCACCATCCCCGGCAAGATCGAGAAGATGGGCTACAAGGGGGTCGACACCACCGAGATGATCCTGGAGGGCCACCGGATCTCGGCCGACCAGGTGCTCGGCGGCGCTCCCGGCAAGGGCTTCTACCAGATGATGGACGGCGTCGAGGTCGGCCGCGTCAACGTCGCCGCCCGTGGCTGCGGGGTCGCGAACCGCGCCTTCGAGCTCGGCGTCTCCTACGCCCAGCAGCGCGAGACCTTCGGCAAGAAGATCGCCGAGCACCAGGCCGTGCTGTTCCGGCTCGCCGAGATGGCGACCAAGGTCGAGGCCGCCCACGCGATGATGGTCAAGGCCGCGCGCGTCAAGGACAAGGGCCAGCGCAACGACCTCGAGGCCGGCATGGCGAAGTACCTCGCCTCGGAGTACTGCTCGCAGGTCGTCGAGGACTCGTTCCGCATCCACGGCGGCTACGGCTTCTCCAAGGAGTACGAGATCGAGCGCCTCTACCGCGAGGCCCCGATGCTGCTCATCGGCGAGGGCACCGCGGACATCCAGCGGATGATCATCGGTCGCCGCCTGCTCGACGTCTACAAGGAGCGCTGA
- a CDS encoding endonuclease/exonuclease/phosphatase family protein yields MRTSVAARTARVVPTRPTWWLPTVGTLVLALAALLTGLVLTGPAPDSGPPTVTTPFSRMASTAPVVRVASFNVLGANHTDGPRANKRSFASSTVRTPATVKILDNNGVDIVGFQELNRVQHDQFMGVTKGAWDMYPGDELTNYATHNSIAWRTSKWELVEANTVPITYFDGVRVPMPYLLMRHKASGRLLWVANFHNPASTRHRAPQLKWRTMAKNDEIALANRLHETNIPLVITGDMNEKETYHCAMTSRAPMKAANGGSFGTTRCVAPRDTRIDWIFGSSYLRLFNYLAQRTPLVQRTTDHPVILADVAVPLRQRTR; encoded by the coding sequence ATGCGCACGTCCGTGGCCGCTCGCACCGCCCGGGTCGTCCCGACCCGCCCCACCTGGTGGCTGCCCACCGTCGGCACGCTCGTGCTGGCGCTGGCCGCCCTGCTCACCGGGCTGGTCCTCACCGGCCCTGCGCCGGACTCCGGTCCGCCGACCGTCACCACGCCGTTCTCGCGGATGGCCAGCACCGCCCCCGTCGTGCGGGTCGCCAGCTTCAACGTGCTCGGGGCCAACCACACCGACGGCCCCCGGGCCAACAAGAGGAGCTTCGCGAGCAGCACCGTGCGCACGCCGGCGACGGTGAAGATCCTCGACAACAACGGCGTCGACATCGTGGGCTTCCAGGAGCTCAACCGGGTCCAGCACGACCAGTTCATGGGCGTGACCAAGGGCGCCTGGGACATGTACCCCGGCGACGAGCTGACCAACTACGCCACCCACAACTCCATCGCGTGGCGGACGAGCAAGTGGGAGCTGGTCGAGGCCAACACCGTTCCCATCACCTACTTCGACGGTGTGCGGGTCCCGATGCCCTACCTGCTGATGCGGCACAAGGCCTCCGGTCGCCTGCTGTGGGTGGCCAACTTCCACAACCCGGCCAGCACCCGCCACCGCGCCCCGCAGCTGAAGTGGCGCACGATGGCCAAGAACGACGAGATCGCGCTGGCCAACCGGCTCCACGAGACCAACATCCCGCTCGTCATCACCGGGGACATGAACGAGAAGGAGACCTACCACTGCGCGATGACGTCGCGGGCGCCGATGAAGGCGGCCAACGGCGGCTCCTTCGGCACGACCCGGTGCGTCGCCCCGCGCGACACCCGGATCGACTGGATCTTCGGCTCGTCGTACCTGCGGCTGTTCAACTACCTCGCCCAGCGGACCCCGCTGGTCCAGCGGACCACCGACCACCCGGTGATCCTGGCCGACGTGGCGGTCCCGCTGCGGCAGCGCACGCGCTGA